A single region of the Raphanus sativus cultivar WK10039 unplaced genomic scaffold, ASM80110v3 Scaffold0400, whole genome shotgun sequence genome encodes:
- the LOC108846662 gene encoding putative methylesterase 19 isoform X4, whose product MGFATARGLGTSMGGIPVAMVADIFPSKIAAIVFVSSFMPDTRNPPAYVLENLSTSSSTQMEWLDTVTGFYGRPDRPLRFALVGPKSMAKYAYQLSPLEDLVLATMLVRANPVVTNNLAGTKSFSEERYGSVTRIYIICGEDNMIPGDYQRWMISNFPVKEVMEIKDADHMVMFSKTQELCARLLGIADKYA is encoded by the exons TAGCATGGGAGGCATACCCGTTGCCATGGTTGCGGACATATTCCCTAGTAAGATTGCTGCTATTGTCTTCGTGTCATCGTTCATGCCCGACACAAGAAACCCACCTGCTTATGTTCTAGAAAAT CTGTCCACAAGCAGTAGTACACAAATGGAATGGTTGGACACTGTGACTGGATTCTACGGGAGACCTGATCGTCCTCTACGGTTCGCTCTTGTGGGACCGAAGTCCATGGCCAAATATGCCTATCAATTATCACCTCTTGAG GACCTTGTATTGGCGACAATGTTGGTGAGAGCAAACCCAGTAGTTACAAACAATCTGGCAGGGACAAAAAGCTTTAGTGAGGAAAGGTACGGATCTGTTACACGTATCTACATCATATGTGGAGAGGATAATATGATACCAGGAGATTACCAGCGTTGGATGATCAGCAATTTTCCTGTAAAAGAAGTAATGGAGATCAAAGATGCAGATCATATGGTAATGTTCTCCAAGACTCAAGAACTATGTGCTCGTCTCTTGGGGATTGCTGATAAATATGCGTAA